In the Elizabethkingia bruuniana genome, TATATCCTTCTGTATAAGTCATTAATGATTCTGCCGGTCCTGCATTTTCTTTAGCCTGAGCCATTCCTGCACCAATAAGTCCCGCAACATACTGACCATATGCAGAAGCCAGGAACCACATCCCCATCATAATCCCTTGCAGCCTTGCCGGGGATAATTTTGTCATAATCGATAATCCTATTGGTGACAAACAAAGCTCACCAAATGTAATAACCAATAATGCCAGAGTAAATATATTAAGAGAAGAAACTCCATTAACAGAAAAGAATCTTGTCGCAAATAATACATAATACCCTAATCCTAAAAATATAAAACCTAGTCCAAATTTGATAATCGTATTGGGTTCAACTCTTTTTTTACCTAACCACAGCCATAATAACCCGAATAAAGGTGCCAATAAAATAATAAAGAAAGCTCCTCCCGAATTATTTACTCCGTTGGGATCTGCTGTAATACCCAGCAAAGAATCATTCAGGTTTTTAGCTGCGAAAATACTCATAGAGCCTCCGCTCTGCTCATAAATTCCCCAGAAAATAATGGAGAAGATAATAAATACTAAAGCTGCAATTAATTTCTTTCTTTCAGCAACCGTAACTTTGGTCATCTCATAAAACAAGTAGATTAAAGTTAGTGGCCCGATTGTGTACATAAAATAATCGGTATACTCGGTTTTGGAAACCATAATCTGAATAAGAGGAATGAATAATAATGTTCCTCCATATACAGCATATTCTGCCCATTTAGGCAACGGTTTTGTTTTTACAATAGCATCAGGATGCCCTGGTTGTAATCCAATTGGTCCTAAGCGACGCTTTGTAAAATTAAAATTGATAAGACTGGCTAACATTCCTATAGCTGCCAAACCAAAAGCTACATTCCAACGGTGCGGTTCCTCGATTACGGAAGAAAGCATATAACCTTTCCCTATAGCTACACAAACATAACCTCCCAGAAAAGCGCCCAGATTAATTCCGGCATAAAATAAAGAGAAACCAGCATCTGTACGGTGGTCTCCATCTTTATAAAGCTCTCCTACCATTGTAGAAATATTTGGTTTGAAAAAACCAGTTCCGATAATGATGAAGGCTAATCCGAAAAAGAAAAATTTGTGGGGATCTATTGCCAGAAGTATACTTCCAACAATCATTAAAGAACCTCCCCAGAATAAAGATTTACGGAAACCTAATATTTTGTCCGCAAAAAGTCCGCCTACAAATGTAAACGCATATACAAATGCCTGCGTGGCACCATATTGTAAATTTGCCTGCACTTCTGCAAAATTTAGCTGGTGTATCATAAAAAACACCAACATCCCCCTCATTCCGTAGAAACAAAAACGCTCCCACATTTCAGAAAAGAAAAGGCTCCAGATCTGTCTTGGATATTTTCCTTTAAAATCCTGAATTTGTTCTAATGTTAAACTCATTAATCATTACATATTTAATTAATCTCCGTGAAGTTGTTTTTTAATAAAAAACAATCCGACCAAATTACAAAAAAACCTCTGATTGCTCAGAGGTTTTTATAATTATCTTCTAGTGAATAGGTCTAATTTTATTTTATACCATTCATCATTTTCTTTAAAAGAGGTGATATTAAAGCTAATACTACAGATGCAATACCACATAGTACAACAAATACCATAAAGAATTCAAATAAGTTATGAATCTCAAATCCGGCAAAAGTATGATTCTCTAACGGGATCTGATTCTTCGTTAACAAATCTGTCTGCTCTGCTGTAAGCGTAACCTTCTTGTCTAAAACATCCTGAAGATTAACCCCCAATTCCTGGGCTTTTTTGAATTTATCTCCCGTAGCAGGAAGGATAGACCCTAAAATACCTGCTAAAGCATAACCAGCAGCGTTAGAGATAAAGAATACCCCGTATAACAATGAAGCAAATCTCTTAGGAGCTAATTTACCTACCAATGAAAGTCCGATAGGAGATAAGCAAAGCTCACCGCAAGTCTGGATAAAGTATAGTAATATTAACCACTTAATAGCCAGTAATCCTGAACTACCAAGATCTTTTACATTGTGTGCAATAATAAAGTAAGACAATGCAATCAGTGCAAGTCCAAATGCTTGTTTCAATGGAGAAACCGGCTCTTTACCTGCAGCTCTTAACTTATCCCATAATAAACTGAAAGGTACCGCTAAAAGAACTACAAATATTCCGTTAAAGATCTGCACCATAGATGCAGGCATCTGCCATCCGAATAAGAATGTTCTGTCTGTCTGGTTAGAAGCTATAAAGGTTAGTGATGAACCTGCCTGTTCGAATGCAGCCCAGAAGAAAATAATAAAGAACGAAATAATATAGATTACTAAGATTCTCTGTGTTTCTACTTTTGTAAGTGTTTTATCTAATAAAATAAGAACAGCAAGCGATATCCCCGATGCATAAATAATAGGATAAATAATACCTTTTACTAATGTTCCGATCTCGAAGCTGCTAAAGAAAATTTCATCTACCAAAAGGTATCTGAATCCAAAGAACAACGCAACCAAAAGTACAAGGAATACAGCCAAAGATGAACCAGTAAATTTAGCCTGCTCTATAACCTCTCCTTCTGCAGTATTTTTAGAGGGTACACCACCAATTGGCTTACCTTCTGGTGTAACTACATATTTATTTTTAAGGATGAAGAACAATACAGTTCCTAAGACCATAGCAATACCTGCCATTAAATATCCCCACTTGAATGCAAATACATCCTGTTTTCCGTCTACAACAACATCTGCAAACATTGGTACAAAATACTGGCTTAAAAGTGCCCCGATGTTGATACCCATGTAGAAAATAGTAAATGCTGAGTCTAGTTTAGTTTTCTCTTGTGGCGGATATAAACTTCCTACCATAGAAGAAATATTCGGTTTAAAGAATCCGTTCCCG is a window encoding:
- a CDS encoding peptide MFS transporter, translating into METVQSQSRHPKGLWVLFGTEMWERFNFYGMRAILTLFMVHALMLGESNASIIYGGFLALCYLTPLLGGFISDKYLGNRNCIILGGSLMAIGQLLLFYSACIFDTGLESSKSVFWLGLLVIIFGNGFFKPNISSMVGSLYPPQEKTKLDSAFTIFYMGINIGALLSQYFVPMFADVVVDGKQDVFAFKWGYLMAGIAMVLGTVLFFILKNKYVVTPEGKPIGGVPSKNTAEGEVIEQAKFTGSSLAVFLVLLVALFFGFRYLLVDEIFFSSFEIGTLVKGIIYPIIYASGISLAVLILLDKTLTKVETQRILVIYIISFFIIFFWAAFEQAGSSLTFIASNQTDRTFLFGWQMPASMVQIFNGIFVVLLAVPFSLLWDKLRAAGKEPVSPLKQAFGLALIALSYFIIAHNVKDLGSSGLLAIKWLILLYFIQTCGELCLSPIGLSLVGKLAPKRFASLLYGVFFISNAAGYALAGILGSILPATGDKFKKAQELGVNLQDVLDKKVTLTAEQTDLLTKNQIPLENHTFAGFEIHNLFEFFMVFVVLCGIASVVLALISPLLKKMMNGIK
- a CDS encoding peptide MFS transporter, with the protein product MSLTLEQIQDFKGKYPRQIWSLFFSEMWERFCFYGMRGMLVFFMIHQLNFAEVQANLQYGATQAFVYAFTFVGGLFADKILGFRKSLFWGGSLMIVGSILLAIDPHKFFFFGLAFIIIGTGFFKPNISTMVGELYKDGDHRTDAGFSLFYAGINLGAFLGGYVCVAIGKGYMLSSVIEEPHRWNVAFGLAAIGMLASLINFNFTKRRLGPIGLQPGHPDAIVKTKPLPKWAEYAVYGGTLLFIPLIQIMVSKTEYTDYFMYTIGPLTLIYLFYEMTKVTVAERKKLIAALVFIIFSIIFWGIYEQSGGSMSIFAAKNLNDSLLGITADPNGVNNSGGAFFIILLAPLFGLLWLWLGKKRVEPNTIIKFGLGFIFLGLGYYVLFATRFFSVNGVSSLNIFTLALLVITFGELCLSPIGLSIMTKLSPARLQGIMMGMWFLASAYGQYVAGLIGAGMAQAKENAGPAESLMTYTEGYKMLGVYALIAGVVLILISPLVKKLMQEVR